The nucleotide sequence AATACGGACGGGCGCGAACGTCATCCGGCAAGCAGGCGGTCAACGGCAAGCTCAGGAAGAAGCGCGTCGCGTGACGCAACAATCCGTCACGGCAACCGGTTCGCCACACGAACGCGCGATGCGCGTACCCGCCTGACTGGAATGTGTCAGTCCTGGTTGGCGTTACTGCAAATACCTTGTGCAAATTCTGCAAGACCTCTGCAACCCGCTAGAAGTGCAAGCTTTCGTCGCACCATCCCGAGAACCGGATCATAGACGTGCGCCGAAAGCCCGCTTAAGCTGTCATCGAACCACTGACATCCGGCGAACGGATGCGGACACAAAGAGCCGGCGCGACCGGACAATTCGGGAGGAACATATGAAGCGCTTCACGCGAACCCTTGGCATGTTGACGGCCTGTTCGGCCGCATTTCTGGCGCTCACTGGCCCATCGTTGGCACAGGAAACCTTCAAGGTCGGCATCGTCACCTTCCTGTCGGGTCCCGCCGCCGAAAGTTTTGGCGTGCCCGCCGGCAAAGCTGCGGAATTCGTCATCGGCGAATTGAACAAGGGCGCCGTACCGGCTCCCTATAATAAAGCCGGCTTCGGCGGCATGAAGATCGAGCCCATCGTCATCGACGAGAACGGCGGCGCGACCAAACAGGTGCAAGAGCTGCGCAACCTCTATCAGCGCGACAATGTCGACGCCGTCATCGGCTATATCGGATCCGGCGACTGCCTCGCGGTCGCGCCCATCGCGGAAGAGCTGAAGAAGCCGCTGTTCCTGTTCGACTGCGGCACGCCGCGCATCTTCGAGGAAGCCAAATACAACTACGTCTTCCGTACGGCCGCCCACGCCACCCAGGATAACGTCGGGCTCATCCGTTACATGAAGATGAAGAACATCAAGATGGATACGTTCTCGGCCATCAACCAGGATTACGCCTGGGGCCAGGACAGCCGGGCCGACTTCGTCGCGGCCGCGGCCCAGCTTTACCCCAATGCGAAGCTCGGCGCGGACCTGCTGCCGAAGTTCGGCGCGGGCCAGTATGGCACCGAAGTCTCTGCTCTGGTGTCGGCCGGATCTGATGTCGTCTATTCGAGCCTCTGGGGCGGCGATTTGCAGGCCTTCGTCCTGCAATCGGTGCCACGCGGCCTCGCCAAGCGCAGCCAGTTTGTGTTCAGCGCCGCTGACCACGTCCTGCCGCCGCTCGGCGACAAGATGCCCGACGGCGTCATCATCGGCGCACGCGGCTCCTATGGTCTGATGTCGCCGAAGACCCCGCTCAACGAGTGGTTCTTCAGCGGCTACGAAAAGGCCAACGGTGCCTATCCCGTGCAGGCCGCCTATCGCGTCACGCAGTCGATCCTCGGCGTGAAGAACGCGGTCGAGAAGGCCATGGCCAAGAACGGCGGCAAGAAGCCAAGCGCCGATGAACTGGTCGCTGCGATGACCGGCTCCGAATGGCAGAGCCCAGGCGGCCTGATCCAGATGAAGAACGGCGACGGTCATCAGGCCATCCAGCCGATCTCGTTCAGCCGCACCAAGTACAACGCAGAGAAGAAGCGCGTCGATCTGGTCGACATCGTCAACTTCGAAGCCGAATGCGTTAACCCGCCTCCGGGCGTGAAGGCGATCGACTGGATCAAGGGCGGAATGAAGAACGACAAGTGCAAGTAATCTGATCAGATCGCACATGTCGCCTCGAACACCATGCGCCCCCTCTCCCCGTTGGGGAGAGGGTGGGGTGAGGGGCGCTTGATGCCTCTGCTCGGATACCGATCCCCCTCACCCGGCGCTACGCGCCGACCTCTCCCCACCGGGGAGAGGTGATCCCGGCATCGCGGCACGAAAGACACATGAACACTTTTCTCACGGTCATACTCGACGGCCTGATCCAGGCATCGTGGCTATTCGTCGTGGCGCTGGGGCTAACCCTCGTCTTCGGCGTGCTCAAGATT is from Afipia massiliensis and encodes:
- a CDS encoding ABC transporter substrate-binding protein, with protein sequence MKRFTRTLGMLTACSAAFLALTGPSLAQETFKVGIVTFLSGPAAESFGVPAGKAAEFVIGELNKGAVPAPYNKAGFGGMKIEPIVIDENGGATKQVQELRNLYQRDNVDAVIGYIGSGDCLAVAPIAEELKKPLFLFDCGTPRIFEEAKYNYVFRTAAHATQDNVGLIRYMKMKNIKMDTFSAINQDYAWGQDSRADFVAAAAQLYPNAKLGADLLPKFGAGQYGTEVSALVSAGSDVVYSSLWGGDLQAFVLQSVPRGLAKRSQFVFSAADHVLPPLGDKMPDGVIIGARGSYGLMSPKTPLNEWFFSGYEKANGAYPVQAAYRVTQSILGVKNAVEKAMAKNGGKKPSADELVAAMTGSEWQSPGGLIQMKNGDGHQAIQPISFSRTKYNAEKKRVDLVDIVNFEAECVNPPPGVKAIDWIKGGMKNDKCK